The following DNA comes from Eubalaena glacialis isolate mEubGla1 chromosome 1, mEubGla1.1.hap2.+ XY, whole genome shotgun sequence.
AgtgacaggggaggggaggagaagggacagCTCCCCTTCCACCACAGACCGAACTTCTAGATAGGGGTTCCTGCTGGTTTGAGAAGGGGCGGAGCCTGTAGATTGGTCTGTCAGttctgtgttttttatttgtgCGCTTGGGAGAAGTCTTTCCTCCAGGAGAAGAGCTACATGGTGAGCCCCCTGGAGACACGAAGATTTCCCCTCTCTTTGGGAGTCTCTGGACAGGGAGGGTTGGGTGGGAATGTGGTGGGGGGCGGTGAGTGGAAGGGGGTTTTGTCTCTTTCTTCAGTCTGGTTTCCTTCCCTACGCTACCCCCAGGAATGTCCCAGCGGAATTGTCAATGAGGAGAACTTCAAGCAGATTTACTCCCAGTTCTTTCCTCAAGGAGGTGAGGGGACAAGTCCTGAGAGGAAGCAGCTGTCCATCTCTAGGCTGACTTGGGGAGAGGGCTGGAAATGCCAAGTGAATGGGGTTTGAGGAGCCCCATAGAGGTAGGGAGGTAGGAAGTCCTCTCCTGTCTGGAAGCCAAGCTTACTCATCCACACTTATCCTGCAGACTCCAGCACATATGCCACTTTTCTCTTCAATGCCTTTGACACCAACCATGATGGCTCAGTCAGTTTTGAGGTGAGCTGGAGACTGTGGGCCAGGGAAGCATGTTTCCTGGGGCTTCAGGGCCAGGCCAAACCCAGAGAGAGGGTTGGGTGAAAGGTATCAGAAGACCCATTTTCCCCTGCCTCCTTCCTAGGACTTTGTGGCTGGTTTGTCAGTGATTCTTCGGGGAACCACAGATGACAGGCTGAACTGGGCCTTCAACCTGTATGACCTCAACAAGGATGGCTGCATCACCAAGGAGGTACAAGGCAACTGAACAGCTGGAGGGGTTGTGTGTGGGCAGGTGTAAAGGGCCCATAGGAGGGATATGTGACCCACATATACATCACCAGCAAGGGGTGGGGTCTGCCCTAGGCTCTAGGCCTTCTAGTTTGGaggctggaggctctgaggaggGATCCTCTTCTCTCTCGGCCTAACAGGAAATGCTTGATATCATGAAGTCCATCTATGACATGATGGGCAAGTATACGTATCCTGCACTCCGGGAGGAGGCCCCAAGGGAACACGTGGAGAGCTTCTTCCAGGTGCCTGGGACTGGGTAGGCTGGGTTTTAGAGTGAAGGGAAGGAGGTGAGGTCGCAGAAGGGAACTTACCTGAGttctgcctgcctctctcctgtCATCCCTCCTGTTTTCCCTACCTGACTACCTTTTTGCAGAAGATGGACAGGAACAAAGATGGCGTGGTGACTATTGAGGAATTCATTGAATCTTGTCAAAAGGTACAGGGCCCTGCCCTCTACATTTCCCTGGTCTGGACTCAGGGCCTGATTCAATGATGTAGGAGAAGGCTCCTTTGGGCAGAGTACTATTTCCCTAACTCACTGCCACCTCTGAATCTTTTCCTTCATAACTTGGGGAGGCCtgtcccttccccacctctctgGGTGTCTCCTTCCTcactgcctctctctgtctctgaacgTCCCCATTTCTGAGTCAGTGTTCTTCTCCCTGTCTCTGAtaagctctttttctttctctccaatcTGCCTCTCTCCCACCATGGCTACAGGACGAGAACATCATGAGGTCCATGCAGCTCTTTGACAATGTCATCTAGCTCCCCAGGAGAGGGGGTCAGTTGTCCTGGGGGGACCATGCTCTAGCCCTAGTCCAGGTGGACCTCACCCTTCTCTTCCCAGGTCTGTCCTCATCCTAGCTCTACCCTGGGGGCTATAGGAATCCAAGAGCCTGGGGATTCAGTGGTCCAGATTGCTGGAGCTGAGGGGGCTAGGGAGTGGGCAGAGTGTATCTGTGGGGTGTTCCCAACTCCCAACAGCTCCCCCTTCCTGCCTGAAACTCAGTGCTGAGGGTCCCCCTGCTATAGGAATTGAGTGGTCCTCCCCCTTCCACCCCCACTTGAGAAACCACAACGCTAGACAAAATGTCTCCTGCTATGGTGCTTCCCCCATCCCTGATCTCATAACCATTTCCCCTAAGACTCCGTTATCAGAAAGGCTGTTCTGTCCTTGGCACTGACTGGCCTTTCAGACCAGGGCCTTTGAGAGCCCTGTAGGAGGTGGACAGGAATGTAGAGGGAGTAATCTTGGGCCTGAGCCAGTGCTTAGGTCCTAGGAGGTAGCTGGGGTAGAGAACAGAAGGGCCTGGGGATTATCAGTGAGAGCATGCCAGGCTATAGCTTTGAGCTCTACAGGTCTGCCATTCCAAGCTGTCAGAATATGAATTTCCAGGCTCTTCAGAAGACCTTGTTTCCTTGGAAATACCCCAGAAAATTTCCAAGTATCCCAGGAGAGTCTGAGATCCTGGTGTTTGGCTCATCCCTGGaattccctcctctcctctcttcctgttTGTGTAGTGGTGGTGGCAGCAGGGGGAAGATAGGTGGGAGCTGTCTTGGCTGATACCTGCCGAAGTTTCAGCCTACCCTCTCTGATGGCTACAACTTAAGTTTTCATTTGCCATTTCCTCTAGACTTGGAGGCACAGAGTAAGTCAGGGACCACACAGTGGATGCcttagaagaaaaaggaaggaaggaggcaggcaTAGATTTGAACCCAGTGTGGGGGCATTTATTAGACTCTGTGATATACCCAGGCTCTATTCCTGCCCCCCGACATAGCCTCCTCATTGCCCACCCAGAGTCTCCTCTTGCTCTATTCAATCTACCCAGAGATGCCCCTGAGCAcaccttgaaggcagggaccataGGACCCAGGTCCCACCTCACTGTCAGCACCCCTGCCGTGCCGCCACCCCTTAATATATCTGCTTGTCCCATTTAGCTCACTCTCCCAGTCAGCTGTGATCTGAGGGGGAGGGTCCCCAGGGAGCCCCCTTTCCTATCAGAACACTGTTGACTGCTTTGCATTTTTGGttcctctgtaatttttgtaaaataagaagTACATCAGATCCAATAAAACACAATGGCTATGCACAGGCTCTGTCTCTGCCTTTTTGTCTCTGCTACCCCGCACATAACTCACAACCCATAATTCATACAGCCTTTTGGATTCCAGAGAAAATGCTTCCTTTCCTATAGTATGGCCAACCCTTGGCAGGGGATCAAGACACAGGTTCTGGAAGGGTTGGAAACCTACTGGACCTCAGAGAGGCCCCCAAATCTCCCTCCCACATCCTTAGAGgagacaaggaagagaaaggtgaTTGATGTCCTGAAGACTATGCCAAGCAAGCTGTCCTTTGGCTAAACATTCTTACAAGTGGAATCCAGAATTTCTAATTTACAGACATCTTAGTTAATTTCAAAGTGCTTTCTTTTGAGAGGGGAATTCCCTTTAGTTTCTAATGAAAGTTCCTTTGTATAAACATCCCAACCTTGCCTCTAGTACGGAGGTACATTTGTGTCTATACTCCAGCCAAGAATGATGGGGGAGCAGGTGAAGTGGACCCAGGGCAGGTCACCGTGGAGCAGGTGACACAAAGGGTAATAGAAACTTCCTGTGCGGGGTGGGAACCTTTCTTTGTTCTGCTCCTGGAGAGGGGCCGCCAATGGTAAGTTCCTCCCATCCTTTCTCTAGGGCACCATTATGTGGTGATTAAGCTTCACTATCCCCCTTCACTATAGGAGGGGGATCAGGCCTTCTCTTCCAACACTGTACATGTTGACAAGGTCAAGGGAAGGGTATGGGTGtccaagaaacaaaaacttacttCCAGAGTCCATCATTTTGTCATCTGGTTTCACTGCTCACATCATCACACAACTGTCTGCTCCTTAGGTCCTTGGGTTTCTTTGGGTCACAACCCCTCTGAAGGATCTAACTAAAGTTGTGGGCCCACtgtctagaagaaaaaaaacaacaacacacttttccatatatttttgtcCCTGAAGCCCATCCATGGGCCCTAAGTTAAGAACCTGTGATCTAGTCTACCTCTCAGCCTTCCAttgtacagaagaggaaaaaggccCAAAGAGCGGAgaggacttgctcaaggtcacctggTGAGTTTATACGAGGATTGATACTTGATTGATACTACTAGACCCAATCCCCCAAGTCTCTGTCCAGGGTGGCCTTGGGGCACAGTAAAAATTTGTGGGTGAAAGATGGATGCTGTGCATGTCATGCATAATCCAGACAAGGTGACACTGTGACAGGCTCTCATGTTGCCCTATACTTTTCCTTCGTGGCACTTCTCAGTTTGTAACTgtatatttaagtatatttatttgAGTGATTGTCTTTTTTGATACATTGTAAGCTTCTGAGGGCTCCTTGAGTGCCCGGactaggttttttttccccctccccatcctatcctggggcctggcacataataggcgtTCCATAATTGTATGAATAACTGTAAGATTTGGAAAAATGGACATGGTGAGTGTATGTATATAACTGGGTTAGGTATGGAGACAGACTCTATATTTTAGGGTAGATCCAAGCTTAAGGGAAATTGAAGTCTGAAGCTGAGAATTTCTAGGAAATGAGAAGTACCCCAGAATTTCtaggaaatcagaaaaaaacaggAGGTTGGCattctgatcatttttttctgGCCACTGGTTGGATtctgaatgttgttagctgcccCATCTCAAAACACTCTTCTTTATTGCCTTCCAGTATTTCatactctcctggttttccttttACCTTTCTGGCCAGCCCTTCTCAGCCCTCCCTTGATGACTCATCCTTCTCAACTGGAATATTAAACATTGGGCCCCACAGCTGAGACCTGAGCCTCTTTTCCATATCACATCCAATCCCATGGCTTTAAACACTATCTGTATGCAGGCGACTCCTAAGTTTTTATCCCCAGAATTCTCCTCTGAGCTCCAAGACCCATATATCCAATTGCCTATTTGACATATCCATGTGGATCTGTAATGGTCATACTTAACATGTTCAAAATGGAGCTTTGATTCATGCCTTCCCAGTCCTCCCCATCTCAATAAACCATCTACCTAGTTGCTCAGGTCAAAATGTAAgagtcttcctttcttcctctcactctccctctacTCCCCTTTAATTCATCACCAatcctggggaattccctggggggggggggtccagtggttaggactcggtgctttcactgcccagggccaggttcaatccctgaatccctggttggggaactaagatcccacaagccgcgtggcagggccggaaaaaaaaaaaatcactaattccGCCATCAAAGGTGCACCATCTTTCTCCATTGCTGTTCCTAGTCTAAGCCACCATCATTGCTTAACTAGATTATTACTTATTCTTCCATCTGAAGTAGACCCTTCCTTGCTGTGGTTACTCTTCATTATATCACTAGATTTCctcccttcatagcacttatcacaaaCTGAGTTCCTGTGTGTGTACTGAATTTGTTACTGTTTCCACAAgcagaatgtaagctctgtgagagcaGGACCCTATCTTGTTCATTCCTCAAATGTTTATCATAGGCCTACTAGGCTCTGATTCCTGTTGTAGGTGCTGGGCGGGTAGAGGTGTGGTACAGAGAGAAAGTGTGTGGCAAGAATTGCCCTTCAAGTTTGAGAAGTACAGATATGGAAGGTGCATCTTGCCTGGGTCATAGACCCCAGAGTGTTGGCTATGGAGAGTAGATGAAATTGTGGCTGATGACTTGCTAGAAGTTGCCACAGTGTAAAGTGTGAAGCAGAGAGGAAAGTGTCATGAGACTGAGGGCTGGGGTCAGCTGGAATGACAGCTCCCAAATCCCCCAAAGGACCACAGTATCCAGTGAAGCTGCTATGGCCCCCAACTGTCATCACAGGAGGTCCCCTAAGAAAATACTTGCTCCTAACCCCCATCTTAACACTCCATGACTAAAAAGAAGAGGGACTATAAGAGTCCATGGAGCTACAAGTTGGGCTATCGCTGGAGGAGTCTAATATGAGATTCAAGTGTAAGATGGACAAtgctaagtctttttttttttttaattttatttatttatttatttatttatttatttatggctgtgttgggtcttcgtttctgtgtgagggctttctctagttgcggcaagtgggggccactcttcatcgcggtgcgcgggcccctcactatcgcagcctctcttgttgcggagcacaggctccagacgcgcaggctcagcaattgtggctgacgggcctagttgctccgcggcatgtgggaccttcccagaccagggctcgaacccgtgttccctgcattggcaggcagattctcaaccactgcgccaccagggaagccctggacaatGCTAAGTCTTAATAATCAGAATGAGACTGAGATGCTTATTTCACATTTATACCTCACATGTAGCCACAGATCTCTCAGCCAACAAGTGCATTATGACAGAACCAAAGGGAACCCTGAGAACATATAGCAAGGGGACCCAAGCCCATCTAgggctcagggaaggcttccccaaGGAAATGATGTTTATGCTGAAGCCCAAGGGGTCCCACTTCTCCTTTACACACACTTCACACTCCCCATTCCCAAACAGGCCAGGCCTTTTCGCCCCTTCCTACATTTGTACTCTACTTGCCTAGAGTGCTCTCTTGTCTTCCCCCCTACTCAACCTGGCTAACTCCTATTTAACCTTTATGACCCAGCTCGAAAGTGAAGCCATGGCCGCTGCCTCTCCGCAAGGGAAGATGAAGTCGGTCCCTCCTCTGAGCTCCCACAACACTTGGGTACACCGTGTGGGTATTATGTGTGTACTCGCTAGTCTGCACCACCATGCTGTGAGCTCATAGTGGCCCAAGAGGCCAGCACGGGGCAAGCTCAATAGGTGTCAGCTGAATGAAGGAATGTAggaatgatttaatttttaaaaggggtTAGCGCCAAGCTGGAGGTACGGGGAAATGTTTCAAGGCAGAGGAGTGAGCTGAGCTTCTTGGAGTGTTGTCTTTATAGAACCAAGCCTGGGTCGGGCTGATGTAATGAACGAACCTGTCAGAAGAATCTCAGTAGAAAGTAGGTCAGTTTCTTCCTGCCTCTTTAAGAACGAGAGGCTTGATTTCCGCGCCTGCGCATTGAGAGAGTAAACACCTCTCTTTTCCACCCACCCCCGCCCTATCCACATCCTTATTGCCCCAACCCAGCCTCCTCCCATTCTCCCCTTCTTCGGGTGGGGTAATGGTCCGTTCCAGGGAGTCTGGCTCGTTCTGGAGGGTGGCGAGCATACAAATGGTACATTCCACTGCCTTCATTACCTTCCGCTTTTCGCGGCTTGTCTGTTCTACTTCCCCCTACCGAATGAAGTTCAATAGGCTGGCCCAAAAGAAGGAGGGGGCGCCGGGTTGAGGGGACCGGTCTGAGCCGGTCTCCGGCGCAGGCGCAGTGCGGATAAACAGGAAGCGGGAGGTAGGGGCAGCAGCAGAGGAGATCCAGGGGCTTCGGGAGAAGGCAGCGGGGGAACTAGCATTATCGGAAGGGCAGTAGAAGCTAACTGAGAACGAGAAAAGGAGCCTTGGCCATCTGCCTCCAAGGAACGAGAGGTCGCAGCCTCGCTCTCCGCTTAGGCTTCCGGCTCCCCCGCCAAGGCTGAGGCTGCGGCTGACAAAGGGCTTGCGCTGGTGCCGCCGCCCTTCTCATCCGGGCATTAGGGTCCCTgcggagagggagggggaagggcagagggggaggggaaagagcggAGGGGCGCGCGCTTAGAGCCGAGGCCCTGTCTGGGGCTCTCCGGGCCGGCGGCCTTACGGACGGAGGCCGAGGAAGACCTGCAGAGGTGGCGGCGGCCGGGGGCAGGAGGATGGTGCAGAAGGAGAGCCAGGCGGCGCTGGAGGAGCGGGAGAGCGAGCTCAACTCCAACCCTGCCGCCTCCGCGGGCGCATCGTTGGAGCCGCAGGCAGCTCCAGCCCCCGGAGAAGACAACCCAACCGGGGCTGGGGGAGCAGCGGTGGCCGGGGCGGCAGGAGGGGCTCGGAGGTTCCTATGTGGCGTGGTGGAAGGTGAGCGCTGTGGCGCGGGCTGGGCAAGAgcgtcctccctccctctccaccccagtAGTAatatgttctttccttttttttgcggggggagggggctctAAAAGGGGGTTATTCCCTTGGGTCTGAAATTTGACCCTGCTGAAATGAGGGAAGAGGCGAGAGGATGGGCAGGTCTTTTCTCGCGTTCTGAAACGGCGTCGAATTCCCTCCCGGCTATTAACAAGCCTGACCCCACCCGCCTTGGGCTTGGAGCCAGGTATGCTCCAATGGAGGCGGTGTAAGGAGCCTAGTCTTAGGCTCTGAGTTTTACGTCTTTGTACCTTGGGATGTTATTCCCTAGGGTGGTTTGTGTTCAAATGGAGAGATGTGTGTAGTTTTGTTGTCCCCACCCTTTGGAAAAAAGACTACCCGTACAGGTGTGCTACTTGTATTCCTGGAGTGAAGAGAAGCACTGTCGGCTTACGGTTTTACAAATTCCTTTTTGCTTAGAATTTTTgttcttgtgtttttttgtttgttcttgtgtttttgtttgtttgtttttttgctggcCAGTCCCGAACCCCCCACCCTTTGAAGATTGATTTGCAGCCTAGAAAATTGCTTTTTGCCAACTACTGTGCCTTGGCTCTGAGGGATGAAGCTTTGACTTTAATAGTATCTGAGATACGGAATTTTAGTGACTGCAGAAGAGGTGTAAAAATTCCCTTCTCACTTCCTTCCCATTTCCATTTAAAAGGAATGATGGACTTTTTTGGTGGTTGGGGAAAATGACC
Coding sequences within:
- the KCNIP2 gene encoding Kv channel-interacting protein 2 isoform X2; amino-acid sequence: MRGQGRKESLSDSRDLDGSYDQLTGHPPGPTKKALKQRFLKLLPCCGPQALPSVSETLAAPASLRPHRPRLLDPDSVEDEFELSTVCHRPEGLEQLQEQTKFTRKELQVLYRGFKNECPSGIVNEENFKQIYSQFFPQGDSSTYATFLFNAFDTNHDGSVSFEDFVAGLSVILRGTTDDRLNWAFNLYDLNKDGCITKEEMLDIMKSIYDMMGKYTYPALREEAPREHVESFFQKMDRNKDGVVTIEEFIESCQKDENIMRSMQLFDNVI
- the KCNIP2 gene encoding Kv channel-interacting protein 2 isoform X7, translating into MRGQGRKESLSDSRDLDGSYDQLTDSVEDEFELSTVCHRPEGLEQLQEQTKFTRKELQVLYRGFKNECPSGIVNEENFKQIYSQFFPQGDSSTYATFLFNAFDTNHDGSVSFEDFVAGLSVILRGTTDDRLNWAFNLYDLNKDGCITKEEMLDIMKSIYDMMGKYTYPALREEAPREHVESFFQKMDRNKDGVVTIEEFIESCQKDENIMRSMQLFDNVI
- the KCNIP2 gene encoding Kv channel-interacting protein 2 isoform X5 — protein: MNLEGLEMVAVLVVLALFVKVLEQFGLFEPVSLEDSVEDEFELSTVCHRPEGLEQLQEQTKFTRKELQVLYRGFKNECPSGIVNEENFKQIYSQFFPQGDSSTYATFLFNAFDTNHDGSVSFEDFVAGLSVILRGTTDDRLNWAFNLYDLNKDGCITKEEMLDIMKSIYDMMGKYTYPALREEAPREHVESFFQKMDRNKDGVVTIEEFIESCQKDENIMRSMQLFDNVI
- the KCNIP2 gene encoding Kv channel-interacting protein 2 isoform X4: MRGQGRKESLSDSRDLDGSYDQLTDSVEDEFELSTVCHRPEGLEQLQEQTKFTRKELQVLYRGFKNPGVLSLSSVWFPSLRYPQECPSGIVNEENFKQIYSQFFPQGDSSTYATFLFNAFDTNHDGSVSFEDFVAGLSVILRGTTDDRLNWAFNLYDLNKDGCITKEEMLDIMKSIYDMMGKYTYPALREEAPREHVESFFQKMDRNKDGVVTIEEFIESCQKDENIMRSMQLFDNVI
- the KCNIP2 gene encoding Kv channel-interacting protein 2 isoform X3, giving the protein MRGQGRKESLSDSRDLDGSYDQLTGHPPGPTKKALKQRFLKLLPCCGPQALPSVSENSVEDEFELSTVCHRPEGLEQLQEQTKFTRKELQVLYRGFKNECPSGIVNEENFKQIYSQFFPQGDSSTYATFLFNAFDTNHDGSVSFEDFVAGLSVILRGTTDDRLNWAFNLYDLNKDGCITKEEMLDIMKSIYDMMGKYTYPALREEAPREHVESFFQKMDRNKDGVVTIEEFIESCQKDENIMRSMQLFDNVI
- the KCNIP2 gene encoding Kv channel-interacting protein 2 isoform X6 encodes the protein MNRCPSRCRSPLGQAARSLYQLVTGSLSPDSVEDEFELSTVCHRPEGLEQLQEQTKFTRKELQVLYRGFKNECPSGIVNEENFKQIYSQFFPQGDSSTYATFLFNAFDTNHDGSVSFEDFVAGLSVILRGTTDDRLNWAFNLYDLNKDGCITKEEMLDIMKSIYDMMGKYTYPALREEAPREHVESFFQKMDRNKDGVVTIEEFIESCQKDENIMRSMQLFDNVI
- the KCNIP2 gene encoding Kv channel-interacting protein 2 isoform X1 — protein: MRGQGRKESLSDSRDLDGSYDQLTGHPPGPTKKALKQRFLKLLPCCGPQALPSVSETGRVLRFLGDSSLPSALAAPASLRPHRPRLLDPDSVEDEFELSTVCHRPEGLEQLQEQTKFTRKELQVLYRGFKNECPSGIVNEENFKQIYSQFFPQGDSSTYATFLFNAFDTNHDGSVSFEDFVAGLSVILRGTTDDRLNWAFNLYDLNKDGCITKEEMLDIMKSIYDMMGKYTYPALREEAPREHVESFFQKMDRNKDGVVTIEEFIESCQKDENIMRSMQLFDNVI